Proteins encoded together in one Oreochromis aureus strain Israel breed Guangdong linkage group 23, ZZ_aureus, whole genome shotgun sequence window:
- the LOC120436287 gene encoding uncharacterized protein LOC120436287, with translation MVLLWMILLVVLLCAEAENVTEVRGELGTNVNLTCSNQTSDTHWYMEIYSQFRACIGRSFSSAGSTYCSPGFETKFSVLGNKLVIKNFTAEDCRLYFCGIRRDGNIHFVETFHLVSDPKAEHKSENQQSGHVVSISLSLNAALVFVVICLSCVSLSLKRRISKYQANLPPAGTSEGLETPQVSQSVQVTLQLLLIVLLQCYFVLYSVLLLCFSMRRSSSPIDLLLLRVFTLKFSFLPSHCLKADGHTWTGG, from the exons ATGGTTCTCCTGTGGATGATCCTGTTGGTGGTTCTGCTCTGTGCAGAGGCCGAGAATGTGACCGAGGTCAGAGGAGAGCTGGGGACCAATGTCAATCTAACCTGCTCCAATCAGACATCAGACACACACTGGTACATGGAGATCTACAGTCAGTTCAGAGCATGTATCGGCCGCAGTTTTTCTTCAGCAGGCTCTACCTACTGCTCTCCTGGTTTTGAAACCAAATTTTCAGTCCTGGGAAACAAACTTGTGATTAAGAACTTTACAGCAGAGGACTGCAGGCTTTACTTCTGTGGCATCAGGAGAGATGGCAATATTCATTTTGTGGAGACTTTCCACCTCGTCTCAG atccAAAAGCTGAACATAAGAGCGAAAACCAGCAGAGTGGTCATGTCGTCTCTATCTCTCTGAGCTTGAATGCTGCACTTGTTTTTGTGGTAATCT GTCTGAGTTGTGTGTCGCTGTCTCTGAAGAGGAGAATCAGCAAGTATCAGGCAAACCTCCCTCCAGCTGGGACCAGTGAGGGGCTGGAGACTCCACAGGTAAGTCAAAGTGTACAGGTGACCCTGCAGCTCCTGCTCATTGTTCTCCTTCAGTGCTACTTTGTCCTGTactcagtgctgctgttgtgtttcaGTATGAGGAGATCCAGCTCCCCCATcgatctgctgctgctgagagTGTTTACTCTCAAGTTCAGCTTCCTCCCTTCACATTGCCTCAAAGCTGATGGACACACCTGGACAGGTGGATGA
- the LOC120436391 gene encoding uncharacterized protein LOC120436391 gives MLKLIMVLLWMILLVVLLCAEAENVTEVRGELGTNVTLTCSNQTADTYWYMEIHSQFRACIGRSFSSAGSTLYSPGFETKFSILGNKLVIKNFTAEDCRLYFCGIKRGGSNQFVETFHLISDVTQKPVALTDSNQQSELVILSSLSLNAALILVVICLSCVSLSLKRRISKYQANLPPAGTSERLETPQKEIQPPPRSAAPPSEGIYYKLHLPCFTLPQS, from the exons ATGCTGAAGCTGATCATGGTTCTCCTGTGGATGATCCTGTTGGTGGTTCTGCTCTGTGCAGAGGCCGAGAACGTGACCGAGGTCAGAGGAGAGCTGGGGACCAATGTCACTCTAACCTGCTCCAATCAGACAGCAGACACATACTGGTACATGGAGATCCACAGTCAGTTCAGAGCATGTATCGGCCGCAGTTTTTCTTCAGCAGGCTCTACCCTCTACTCTCCTGGTTTTGAAACCAAATTTTCAATCCTGGGAAACAAACTCGTGATTAAAAACTTCACAGCAGAGGACTGCAGGCTTTACTTCTGTGGCATCAAGAGAGGAGGCAGCAATCAGTTTGTGGAAACTTTCCATCTCATTTCAG aTGTAACTCAAAAACCTGTTGCACTCACTGACAGCAACCAGCAGAGTGAGCTTGTCATCCTGAGCTCTCTGAGCCTGAACGCGGCACTCATTCTTGTGGTGATCT GTCTGAGTTGTGTATCGCTGTCTCTGAAGAGGAGAATCAGCAAGTATCAGGCAAACCTCCCTCCAGCTGGGACCAGTGAGAGGCTGGAGACTCCACAG AAGGAGATCCAGCCCCCGCCTCGATCTGCTGCTCCTCCTTCAGAGGGCATTTACTACAAACTTCACCTGCCTTGCTTCACATTGCCTCAAAGCTGA